CGGCTGCACGACGACCGGGACCTCGGGCACGAGCAGGTCAGCGGGGTCGACGCCCTGCGCGATGAGGTCCTCACGCTCCGAGGCAAACCGGCGGCCCTCCTCGACGAGGTCGGCCTGCTCGGCCCGGTCGGCGCACTCGATGAGCGCGGCCGCGATCCGGCGGGCGTCCTCAGACTTCGTGACGACGTACCCGTCAGGGAGCTGGAGGAGCACGACCTTCCCCATGCGCGGGTCGTCGACGACGTCAACCGTCACGGTCAGGGCGCCGGGCTGGTGCGCGCGCTTCCGCGCCTCGCTGTTCACGCCTCCGCCTCAGCGAGCAGCGCGAGCAGCTTCGCCCGGTCCCCGTTGAACATCCCCAACGTCTCGACCAACGTCGACGCCTCCGCCTTCGTCAGCCCGTTGAACGAGCCGATCTCCCGACCGACCAGCACCGACGTCGTCAGCAGCCGCTCCTCGTCCGACGAAACGCCGAGACCACCGAGGAGGCTGAACAGCATCCGGTGCTGGGCGCGGGTCGACGGCCCGGGCTCCGGGTGCTCGTCGACCACTGGCTCCTCGGCCGGCGGCTCGTCGTACGGCGGGTCCTCGACCAGCACCGCGTCGTGCACGTCCTGGTCGTCGTCGACGGGGGACGCGACGTCTTCCCCGGACACGCCCCCAGCCGCGCCGCCGTCGTCACCCCCCGCCGACGACTCGGCCACCGGAGCCGGTGCGTGGTCATCAGCACCCGGCAACGGCGGACCGTCCTCCACCGACGACGCAGCAGGCGCCGCCGGAGCCTCCACAGCAGCCGGGGGAGCGGCCGCCGTCTTCCGCGCCGCGCGCTTCCGGGTCACCTTCGTGCCCGACGTCGGCGCCGTGTTCCCGTCCTCGTCCTCGACGACCGCACCCTCGAGCTCGTTGAACTCCTCGAGCGACCGGAACCCGTGGATCACGTCCGGGAACACCAGCCGGCACAGCTCGGTCGTCGTACGCGCCTGCAGCATCTGCCGCGGGTAGTTCTTCCACACGCCCTTGCCCGCGACCCCGGCCTGCCGGGCGAGGTCGATGGTCCACTCCAGCGTCGTCCAGTTGTCGGAGTTCGCGCGCCGGGCACGCATCACGCAGCGCGTGCCGGTGGTCTCGACGATCTCCAGCGCGTGGCCCTGCGACAGCACCATGGCGCGCATCGCCTCGGCCGACATGGCCGGCTTCCCCTCGATCACGTGGGTCTGGGTCAGCGCGGTCATCGGCGGCAGGCCGACCTCGCGGCCGTAGAGGATCGCGGCGGCGGTCGCGGTGGCCGAGCCGCGGAGACCGCGCGGGACGAAGTCGGTCGTCGACAGCGCCTTGGCCAGCTCGATGACCGGGGCCAGGACGGGGATCCAGGAGTCGGTGTCCTGGTTGGCGACCTCGCGGGTCGCGGCGGCCGCGGGGACGGCGGGCAGGTTCTCGGTCATCGGGTGGTCCTTCGAGCGGGGTGGATGAGGGTCAGGTGGTCGCCACGCAGGCGACGGTTCTCGGCGGCGAGGTCGGCGTTGCCGGCCACGGCGATCGCGAGGAGGACGGTCAGCACGAGCACGCAGAGCGCGAGGGCGAGGACGATCACGGCTGCTCCGCCTCACCGATTAGCGGCTCCGGACCGCGCTTCCGGTACCACCAGTCGTGGTCCTGCTGCCACCGCATCGACATCCGCAGGTACGCGAGGTACTTCAGCTCCCGCAGCCCGCCGAGCGTGACCGGCAGCATCCGCGCCGAGTCCGGCCCGATGTGCGCGACGTACATCAGCTCGGCGCGCGGCTTGTCGGTGGTCTCCGACTCCGGCCCGTCCGGCTGCCACAGGTCGGCGAAGTCGTACCCGGTCAGCTGGAGACCGGTCTTGTTCTGCACGCTGTTCCCGGTCTTCACGTCGATGTACGCGAACGCGTTGTCCCGCACACCGATCCGTGCCGCGAGGTCAGCGGTACCGGCCCACGCCGCCGACCCGATCCCGAGCGCGGCCGCGCGCTCCGGGGTCATCGCGACCGGGAACTCCGTCGCCACCGGCTCGACCTGCCAGTCGTCGAGCAGCCGGGCGTAGGCCTCGACAGGGCCGCGGATCTCGTCCGGCACGTCGGGCGCCTCGCCCCACGCGAGGGCCTCGCCCATCTTGTGGATCTTCGTGCCGCGCTCGGCGGCCTCGTTCATGTACCGGTCGGGCGCACCCTTCAGGTACTCGTACCGGTCGAGCGCCGGCATCTCGGCGACCTGGTCCCACTCGTTGAGGACGATCTTCGCTGCGACGTCGGCACCCCACGACGGCGGCGGGCCGGGCAGGGCGGACAGGATGGTGGTGACGCCGGGGACCTTGTGGGGGTCGGTGCTGGTGTAGCGGCGGCAGTCGCAGTCCAGCAGGTACGAGTGACTGGTCTTCCCGTTGATGAGCCAGTCCTTGCGGGTGAGCCGCGGCCTGGTCTTCGTCGCGGTCACCGGGTCACCCCGCGGGCCACCGTCGTCGAGTACCGGAACGACGGCGCCGCATCCGGATCGATGAACAGCCGACGCTTCGGCCGATACGTCGCCGACCGCGCCGTGTGCTTGGTCTGGGCGGCGATCGGCGCCGCGTGCTTCGGCCGGTGATGCACCGCCAGCACGCCACACGCGGCAGCCGGCGCGACCGGGCAGACGGTGCCGTCCTCGAGGTGACGGAACGGCGGAGGGGTGGAGCCCTTGCTCATGCCGTCGCCCCCTCGGTGGTGGCGATGCCGGCGGTCAGCTGGTCGATCGAGACGTGCAGCTCGGCGGCGACGGCGGCCAGCTCGTTGACGTCGAACGGGATCGCACCCCGCAGTCGCTTCGAGAGGCCGGTCTGGCTGAGGCCGACCTTGGCGGCCAGCTCTGTCTGGGAGACGTCCTGGCGGGCCATCTCGGCCCGGACGTTCGCCCCCGTGAGGGCGGTGGGTGTCTTGGTCATGGGGCCATGTTTTAGTGCGCTACGCACTAGTGCGTCAAGCACTACAACGGTGTGATTCGAGAAAGTTTTGCCCAGATCTGCTGGCGTCGTATGCGCTCAGTGACTACATTGCAGGTCATGAGCACTGCACCCTTCCCCGCTCCAGGGTCCGAGCGGATCCGCTTCGCGGACGAGATCCGCGTGCTGATGACGCGCCGGCGCCTCACCCAGGGGGACCTCGCGACGGTCCTCGGCGTCGGTCAGAGCGAGATCAGCAAGCGCCTGCGCGGC
This genomic interval from Nocardioides kongjuensis contains the following:
- a CDS encoding helix-turn-helix domain-containing protein, with the protein product MTKTPTALTGANVRAEMARQDVSQTELAAKVGLSQTGLSKRLRGAIPFDVNELAAVAAELHVSIDQLTAGIATTEGATA
- a CDS encoding helix-turn-helix domain-containing protein, with protein sequence MSTAPFPAPGSERIRFADEIRVLMTRRRLTQGDLATVLGVGQSEISKRLRGTVPFRFDEIVELARYFDVSIGSLFGEDSTRRPDGPDGGGQAASRGVNKR